A stretch of Bos indicus isolate NIAB-ARS_2022 breed Sahiwal x Tharparkar chromosome 24, NIAB-ARS_B.indTharparkar_mat_pri_1.0, whole genome shotgun sequence DNA encodes these proteins:
- the NPC1 gene encoding NPC intracellular cholesterol transporter 1, translated as MSVRGPAFGLLLLLFCPAQVFSQSCIWYGECGIASGDKRYNCRYSGPPKPLPQDGYDLVQELCPGFFFGNVSLCCDVQQLHTLKDNLQLPLQFLSRCPSCFYNLVNLFCELTCSPRQSQFLNVTATEDYVDPATNQTKTNVKELQYYVGESFANAMYNSCRDVEAPSSNEKALGLLCGREASACNATNWIEYMFNKDNGQAPFTITPVFSDLPTHGMEPMNNATKGCDESVDEVTGPCSCQDCSAVCGPKPQPPPPPIPWRILGLDAMYVIMWSTYMAFLLVFFGAFFAVWCYRKRYFVSEFTPIDGNIPFSINASGKGGPTCCDPLGAAFEAHLRRLFEWWGSFCVRHPGCVVFFSVAFIAACSSGLVFIQVTTDPVDLWSAPGSQARLEKEYFDTHFGPFFRTEQLIIRAPHTPPHIYEPYPSGADVPFGPPLAVDILHQVLDLQTAIESITASYNNETVTLRDICVAPLSPYNQNCTILSVLNYFQNSHSVLDHQVGDDFFVYADYHTHFLYCVRAPASLNDTSLLHDPCLGTFGGPVFPWLVLGGYDDQNYNNATALVITFPVNNYYNDTEKLQRAQAWEREFINFVQNYENPNLTISFKAERSIEDELNRESNSDVFTVLISYCVMFLYISIALGHIKSCRRLLVDSKISLGIAGVLIVLSSVACSLGIFSYIGVPLTLIVIEVIPFLVLAVGVDNIFILVQTYQRDERLQGETLDQQVGRVLGEVAPSMFLSSFAETVAFFLGGLSVMPAVHTFSLFAGMAVLIDFLLQITCFVSLLGLDIKRQEKNQLDVLCCVGGAADDAGIQASESCLFRFFRNSYAPLLLKDWMRPLVVAVFVGVLSFSIAVLNKVEIGLDQSLSMPDDSYVTDYFQSLNQYLHAGPPVYFVLEEGHDYTSTKGQNMVCGGLGCNNDSLVQQVFTAAQLDSYTRIGFAPSSWIDDYFDWVKPQSSCCRIYNSTEQFCNASVVNPTCVRCRPLTPEGKQRPQGADFMRFLPMFLSDNPNPKCGKGGHAAYSAAVNILDNGTRVGATYFMTYHTVLQTSADFIDAMEKARLIASNITRTMNQQGGDHRVFPYSVFYVFYEQYLTMIDDTIFNLSVSLGAIFLVAVVLLGCELWSAVIMCATIAMILVNMFGVMWLWGISLNAVSLVNLVMSCGISVEFCSHITRAFTVSTKGSRVERAEEALSHMGSSVFSGITLTKFGGIIVLAFAKSQIFQIFYFRMYLAMVLLGATHGLIFLPVLLSYIGPSINKAKSLTTQQRYRGTEREQLLNF; from the exons GTATTTTCACAGTCCTGCATTTGGTATGGAGAGTGTGGAATTGCATCTGGAGATAAGAGATACAACTGCAGATATTCTGGGCCACCAAAGCCATTGCCACAGGATGGCTATGACCTAGTGCAG GAACTCTGTCCAGGGTTCTTCTTTGGCAATGTCAGTCTTTGCTGTGATGTCCAGCAGCTTCACACACTGAAGGACAACCTGCAGCTGCCTCTGCAGTTTCTGTCCAG atGTCCATCCTGTTTTTATAACCTAGTGAACCTGTTTTGTGAGCTGACATGTAGCCCTCGACAAAGTCAGTTTCTGAACGTTACAGCAACTGAAGATTATGTTGATCCTGCTACAAACCAGACgaaaacaaatgtaaaagaaTTACAGTACTATGTTGGAGAGAGTTTTGCCAATG CCATGTACAATTCCTGCCGGGATGTGGAGGCCCCCTCGAGCAACGAGAAGGCCCTGGGGCTGCTGTGCGGGCGTGAGGCCAGCGCCTGCAATGCTACTAACTGGATCGAGTACATGTTCAACAAGGACAATGGCCAGGCGCCCTTCACCATCACCCCCGTCTTTTCAG ATCTTCCGACGCATGGGATGGAGCCCATGAACAATGCCACCAAGGGCTGTGACGAGTCGGTGGACGAGGTCACGGGGCCGTGCAGCTGCCAGGACTGCTCGGCCGTCTGCGGCCCCaagccccagcccccgccccctcccattccctggagaatcctgggtCTGGACGCCATGTATGTCATCATGTGGAGCACCTACATGGCTTTCCTGCTCGTGTTCTTTGGAGCGTTCTTTGCTGTGTGGTGCTACAG AAAACGGTATTTTGTCTCTGAGTTTACCCCCATTGATGGCAATATACCTTTCTCTATAAACGCCAGTGGCAAAG GGGGGCCAACCTGCTGTGACCCTCTGGGTGCCGCCTTCGAGGCTCATCTGCGGCGGCTCTTCGAATGGTGGGGCTCCTTCTGCGTGAGGCACCCCGGCTGTGTCGTGTTCTTCTCCGTGGCCTTCATCGCCGCCTGTTCCTCAGGCCTGGTGTTCATCCAGGTCACAACCGACCCGGTGGACCTCTGGTCGGCCCCCGGCAGCCAGGCGCGCCTGGAGAAGGAGTACTTTGACACGCACTTCGGGCCCTTCTTCCGCACCGAGCAGCTCATCATCAGGGCCCCCCACACCCCGCCGCACATATACGAGCCCTACCCCTCGGGAGCCGACGTGCCCTTTGGGCCTCCCCTTGCTGTAGACATTCTGCACCAG GTCCTTGACTTACAAACCGCCATCGAGAGCATCACTGCTTCTTACAACAACGAGACTGTGACCCTGCGGGACATCTGCGTGGCGCCCCTCTCGCCATACAACCAGAACTGCACCATCCTGAGTGTGCTGAACTACTTCCAGAACAGCCACTCTGTGCTGGACCATCAAGTCGGGGATGACTTCTTCGTGTATGCAGATTACCACACGCACTTCCTCTACTGTGTCCG GGCTCCTGCTTCCCTGAATGACACCAGTTTGCTCCACGATCCTTGCCTGGGGACGTTTGGTGGCCCAGTGTTCCCATGGCTTGTGCTTGGAGGCTACGATG atcaaaactacaataacgCCACAGCCCTTGTGATCACCTTTCCTGTCAATAATTACTATAACGATACAGAGAAGCTCCAGAGGGCCCAGGCCTGGGAAAGAGA GTTCATTAATTTTGTGCAAAACTACGAGAATCCAAATCTGACCATTTCTTTTAAGGCTGAACGAAGCATTGAAGATGAACTAAACCGTGAAAGTAACAGTGATGTGTTCACTGTTCTGATCAGCTATTGCgtcatgtttttatatatttccatAGCCTTGGGGCATATCAAAAGCTGTCGCAGGCTTCTG GTGGATTCGAAAATCTCCCTGGGCATTGCCGGTGTCCTGATTGTGTTGAGCTCAGTGGCCTGCTCCTTGGGCATCTTCAGCTACATCGGGGTCCCCCTCACCCTCATTGTGATAGAAGTCATCCCATTCCTCGTGCTGGCTGTGGGGGTGGACAACATCTTCATCCTGGTCCAGACCTACCAG agagatGAACGTCTTCAAGGGGAAACCCTCGACCAACAGGTGGGCCGGGTCCTGGGAGAAGTGGCTCCCAGCATGTTCCTCTCATCCTTCGCAGAGACGGTAGCGTTTTTCTTAG GAGGCCTGTCTGTGATGCCGGCCGTGCACACGTTCTCTCTCTTCGCGGGCATGGCAGTCCTCATCGACTTCCTCCTGCAGATCACCTGCTTCGTGAGCCTCCTGGGTTTGGACATTAAGCGGCAAGAG AAGAACCAGCTGGACGTTCTCTGCTGTGTCGGGGGGGCGGCAGACGACGCGGGCATCCAGGCCTCCGAGAGCTGCTTGTTCCGCTTCTTCAGAAACTCCTACGCGCCGCTTCTGCTCAAGGACTGGATGCGGCCCCTCGTG GTGGCAGTATTTGTGGGTGTGCTGTCGTTCAGTATCGCAGTCCTGAACAAAGTAGAGATCGGATTGGATCAGTCTCTTTCAATGCCGGAT GACTCCTACGTGACGGATTACTTCCAGTCCCTGAATCAGTACCTGCACGCAGGCCCACCTGTGTACTTCGTGCTGGAGGAGGGCCACGACTACACGTCCACGAAGGGGCAGAACATGGTGTGCGGGGGCCTCGGCTGCAACAACGACTCGCTGGTGCAGCAGGTCTTCACGGCCGCCCAGCTGGACAGCTA CACCCGGATAGGCTTTGCCCCGTCGTCCTGGATTGACGATTACTTTGACTGGGTCAAGCCTCAATCTTCTTGCTGTCGCATCTACAACAGCACGGAGCAGTTCTGCAATGCGTCGG TGGTCAACCCTACCTGTGTCCGCTGCCGGCCGCTGACTCCAGAGGGCAAGCAGAGACCTCAGGGCGCAGACTTCATGAGGTTCCTGCCCATGTTCCTCTCCGACAACCCGAACCCCAAGTGTGGCAAAGG GGGACACGCTGCCTACAGCGCAGCCGTCAACATCCTGGACAACGGCACGAGGGTGGGAGCCACGTACTTCATGACCTACCACACGGTGCTGCAGACCTCGGCTGACTTCATCGATGCCATGGAGAAGGCCCGCCTCATCGCCAGCAACATCACCAGGACCATGAACCAGCAGGGGGGTGATCACCGGGTGTTCCCATACAG CGTGTTCTATGTCTTCTATGAGCAGTACCTGACCATGATTGACGACACCATCTTCAACCTCAGCGTGTCCCTGGGCGCCATCTTCCTGGTGGCCGTGGTCCTCTTGGGCTGTGAGCTGTGGTCTGCGGTCATCATGTGCGCCACCATCGCCATGATCTTGGTCAACATGTTTGGTGTCATGTGGCTGTGGGGCATCAGCCTGAACGCGGTTTCTCTGGTCAACCTGGTCATG AGCTGTGGCATCTCCGTGGAGTTCTGTAGCCACATCACGAGGGCCTTCACAGTGAGCACGAAGGGCAGCCGCGTAGAGCGGGCGGAGGAGGCGCTCTCCCACATGGGCAGCTCT GTATTCAGTGGAATCACACTAACGAAATTTGGAGGCATTATCGTGTTGGCTTTTGCCAAATCTCAAATTTTCCAGATATTTTACTTCAGGATGTATTTAGCTATGGTCTTACTGGGAGCCACTCATGGACTAATATTCCTCCCTGTCCTACTCAGTTACATAG GCCCGTCAATAAATAAAGCCAAAAGTTTGACCACGCAGCAGCGATACAGAGGTACAGAACGAGAACAGCTCCTCAACTTCTAG